One window of Cohnella hashimotonis genomic DNA carries:
- a CDS encoding sensor histidine kinase: MNATKNKPFINSIRFKLIAGLLVIVLPIIAYLIYNNVYSIKVVRNQVAESSSNTVGLYMDIVDQTLDSVDAYLLRFIIEENGLLPLESAVSKDPDTYQLERIRVFQKMSKDMYYYQMIDFNFIYSSVKDELILVQNQQAYRTEAPDWRGVNFSLSEFIHSHLSKAEFEKRWFDMKIGDDYYLMRMIRSGKLYVGMGINVEHLLGPMHLLNFGENVTALFTDASNEPLQDARAFTQQDIDFAFQNDKYKLTGDSNRYLLVGKASSKGPFNLVALVPDDVILEQLPYLLRITYLIAGAFIVIVVIALLALRKIVLLPIFRILFAMRKVKEGSLNARVPSSSSSNEFETMNETFNDMVSEIQQLKIDIYEEQLAKQKAELKQLQLQINPHFFLNSLNIVYYLAKERKYSLIQELSLSLIQYFRFMFRSGTDYVSLGDEIKHTENYLRIQTFRFPESLTYRTDIQERVLSVSLPPLVIQTFVENSVKYAIDTDRETHIQILAWQSSTEEMCIRIKDTGNGFPEHILQTLQENRIPASDTGEQIGIWNVKRRLELLYNGEADVRFYNDEGAVVEIALPLKCF, from the coding sequence ATGAACGCGACCAAGAATAAACCTTTCATTAACTCCATTCGTTTCAAACTTATCGCTGGATTGCTGGTTATCGTGCTCCCCATTATCGCGTATCTCATTTACAACAATGTGTATTCTATTAAGGTGGTAAGGAACCAGGTTGCCGAATCAAGCAGCAATACGGTGGGCTTATATATGGATATCGTCGATCAAACACTTGATTCTGTAGACGCCTACTTACTGAGGTTCATTATCGAGGAAAACGGTTTGCTGCCTTTGGAATCAGCGGTTTCAAAGGATCCCGATACGTATCAGCTAGAAAGAATTCGCGTTTTTCAGAAAATGAGCAAAGATATGTACTACTATCAAATGATCGATTTCAATTTCATCTACTCCTCGGTTAAGGATGAGTTGATTTTGGTGCAGAACCAGCAGGCTTATCGAACGGAAGCACCCGACTGGCGCGGCGTCAATTTTTCGTTGTCCGAATTCATACATTCCCACCTCTCAAAAGCGGAGTTCGAGAAGCGATGGTTCGATATGAAGATTGGCGACGACTATTATCTCATGCGCATGATCAGGTCAGGTAAGCTGTATGTCGGAATGGGAATCAACGTGGAACATTTGCTCGGACCGATGCACTTATTAAACTTCGGGGAAAACGTTACGGCGTTGTTCACCGATGCGAGCAATGAACCGTTGCAAGATGCGCGTGCTTTTACGCAACAAGACATTGATTTTGCATTTCAAAACGATAAATATAAGCTGACCGGGGACAGCAACCGTTACCTCCTCGTCGGGAAAGCCTCTTCCAAAGGACCGTTCAACCTGGTGGCGTTGGTGCCGGATGATGTGATTCTCGAGCAGCTTCCTTACTTGCTTCGAATTACTTACTTGATTGCCGGCGCTTTTATTGTCATTGTCGTGATTGCGCTGTTGGCATTGCGAAAAATCGTGCTACTCCCCATTTTTCGAATCCTATTCGCGATGCGCAAGGTTAAGGAAGGATCTTTAAATGCCAGGGTACCTTCTTCAAGCTCATCCAATGAGTTCGAGACGATGAACGAGACGTTCAATGACATGGTGTCCGAAATCCAACAACTCAAGATCGACATTTATGAGGAACAGCTGGCTAAACAGAAGGCGGAACTGAAGCAGCTCCAGTTGCAAATCAATCCTCACTTTTTCTTGAATTCGCTTAACATCGTTTATTATTTGGCGAAGGAGAGAAAATACTCGCTCATTCAAGAGCTGTCTTTATCGCTCATTCAATATTTCCGGTTTATGTTTCGATCGGGAACAGACTACGTTTCTTTAGGGGACGAAATTAAACATACGGAGAATTATTTGCGGATCCAAACCTTCCGTTTTCCTGAAAGCTTGACTTATAGAACGGATATTCAGGAACGAGTGCTCTCGGTTTCTTTGCCACCGCTCGTGATCCAGACTTTTGTCGAAAACTCCGTCAAGTATGCGATCGATACGGATCGGGAAACACACATTCAAATATTAGCGTGGCAATCCTCAACGGAGGAGATGTGCATACGAATTAAAGATACAGGGAACGGATTCCCGGAACATATCCTTCAAACGCTGCAGGAAAATAGGATTCCTGCCTCCGATACAGGCGAGCAAATCGGGATATGGAACGTGAAACGAAGACTGGAATTGTTATATAACGGCGAAGCAGACGTTCGCTTCTACAATGACGAGGGAGCAGTCGTTGAAATCGCCCTGCCCTTGAAATGCTTTTAA
- a CDS encoding response regulator: protein MFRLLIVDDEVIIANGIKSSIDWRALGFTKVETAFNMRQAIEAFASHPFDVMICDIEMPQGTGFDLFAWVRENHPNTECIFLTCHAEFEFAKRAIQMGSLDYLLKPVLEEELKRTIETALMKIRRERDKTVKLLEHFWLEILHQEIPARADLILEQAKRLQLGYTEETLLLTVLIHLEYWDKKLDERDERILLYALRNALDELILKYFEGSHSVHLNEGTFMIILPVEGSVEDHFIQEMKGRCESYVEACNAYFYSHLSCYIGKTVPVERVASMYDMLSEFQKSQVNAADRVLLLNKQPQRECDVTLPNMRVWFEMLRRQEKTRLLDEISSHLDAWKSIDHLEAKRLQLFYQSFLQMVLQTLKEISLRAEEMMQEYLELNRAMIATRSIRDMQNWAFEVVETAISSMKALAANETIVEKIQRYIELHLDEELSRQHIADFVGFNPDYVVKLFKKEIGLSISDYILDRRLSRAKELLLKSDMTISDVALSVGYPNFSYFSTLFRKETSMTPQEFRKQQN from the coding sequence ATGTTTCGGTTGTTGATCGTGGACGATGAAGTCATTATCGCGAACGGCATCAAGTCCAGCATCGATTGGAGGGCGCTCGGCTTTACGAAGGTCGAGACCGCGTTTAATATGCGTCAAGCGATAGAGGCTTTCGCCTCACACCCATTCGACGTCATGATCTGCGATATCGAGATGCCGCAGGGTACAGGCTTTGACTTATTCGCCTGGGTACGCGAAAACCACCCGAATACCGAGTGTATTTTTCTTACCTGTCACGCGGAATTCGAATTCGCCAAAAGAGCGATACAAATGGGCAGCCTGGATTACCTCTTAAAGCCTGTTCTTGAGGAGGAGTTAAAGAGGACGATTGAAACGGCGCTCATGAAAATCCGGCGGGAACGGGACAAAACCGTAAAGCTGCTCGAACATTTTTGGCTGGAGATTCTGCATCAGGAAATCCCCGCGCGCGCTGATTTGATATTAGAGCAAGCGAAACGGCTTCAACTTGGCTATACAGAAGAGACTTTACTCCTCACCGTTCTGATTCATCTGGAATATTGGGACAAAAAACTTGATGAGCGTGATGAACGCATCTTGCTGTATGCGCTGCGAAATGCACTAGACGAGCTTATATTGAAATATTTCGAGGGTTCTCATTCGGTTCATTTAAACGAGGGTACTTTTATGATCATTCTTCCGGTGGAAGGCTCAGTTGAAGATCATTTCATTCAGGAAATGAAGGGCCGTTGCGAATCTTATGTAGAAGCCTGCAATGCCTATTTCTACAGCCATCTTTCCTGTTATATCGGAAAAACGGTTCCTGTAGAAAGAGTTGCATCTATGTATGATATGCTCTCCGAATTCCAAAAAAGTCAGGTGAATGCTGCAGATCGGGTATTGCTATTAAACAAGCAACCCCAGAGGGAGTGCGACGTCACTCTTCCCAATATGCGGGTTTGGTTTGAGATGCTTCGAAGGCAGGAGAAAACTAGGCTTTTAGATGAGATAAGCTCGCATCTTGACGCTTGGAAAAGCATTGATCATTTAGAAGCGAAACGACTTCAACTATTTTATCAAAGCTTTCTTCAAATGGTGCTTCAAACCCTAAAGGAAATCAGCTTGAGAGCAGAAGAAATGATGCAGGAATACCTGGAATTGAACAGGGCGATGATCGCAACGCGATCGATCAGGGACATGCAAAATTGGGCGTTCGAGGTTGTTGAAACCGCAATATCCAGCATGAAGGCGCTGGCAGCGAACGAGACGATAGTGGAAAAGATCCAACGATATATCGAACTGCACTTAGATGAGGAACTGTCCAGGCAGCATATTGCGGACTTTGTCGGGTTCAATCCGGATTATGTCGTGAAACTCTTTAAGAAGGAAATAGGTCTGTCGATCTCTGACTATATTTTAGACAGAAGGTTGTCGCGGGCAAAGGAATTGCTGCTTAAGTCGGATATGACAATCAGTGACGTAGCTTTGTCTGTCGGATATCCGAATTTCTCCTATTTTTCAACGCTGTTTCGCAAGGAAACTTCAATGACTCCGCAGGAATTTCGTAAGCAGCAAAACTAA
- a CDS encoding sugar phosphate isomerase/epimerase family protein, which yields MTLDLKLGINMGFANNKYPEPHVWTRIVAEEMGLKYVQFVADLLNVYLPDDIVEEQTEQIIENADKYGLSITSSFLSSFTRVNHFMHPDVKQREAWLAWFKKFAVISARMGAKMTGGHPGILTFSDYDSPAVREERTAEGIKYWQELSWFCKELGMTCMIFEPMSIPREYANTVEETRELLARLNDGAGIPFKLCLDPGHAPHPSDRDPYRWIRELGSVSPIIHLQQTEVGHSRHWPFTKAYNDIGIIHADKVIEALEASGATEAELIFEIYHREAWSSEFSIIPDHRESVAYWRPYVKQ from the coding sequence ATGACGCTCGATTTGAAGCTTGGCATCAATATGGGCTTCGCGAACAACAAATACCCTGAGCCGCACGTTTGGACCCGCATCGTCGCAGAAGAAATGGGTCTCAAATACGTCCAGTTCGTCGCCGACCTGCTTAACGTCTATCTGCCCGACGACATCGTCGAGGAGCAGACCGAGCAAATTATCGAAAACGCGGATAAATACGGCTTGTCGATCACCAGCAGCTTTCTCAGCTCGTTCACCCGGGTGAATCACTTCATGCATCCCGACGTCAAACAGCGGGAAGCCTGGCTGGCCTGGTTCAAAAAGTTCGCGGTCATCTCCGCCAGAATGGGCGCCAAGATGACGGGCGGCCATCCCGGCATTCTTACGTTCTCCGATTATGACAGTCCTGCGGTCCGGGAGGAACGGACGGCCGAAGGCATCAAGTACTGGCAGGAGCTCAGCTGGTTTTGCAAAGAGCTGGGAATGACATGCATGATCTTCGAGCCGATGTCCATTCCCCGCGAGTACGCCAATACCGTCGAAGAGACGCGGGAGCTGCTCGCCAGGCTGAACGACGGCGCAGGCATCCCCTTCAAGCTTTGTCTGGACCCGGGTCACGCGCCGCATCCGAGCGACCGCGATCCTTACCGCTGGATCCGCGAGCTCGGCAGCGTCTCCCCCATCATTCACCTGCAGCAGACCGAAGTCGGACACAGCCGGCATTGGCCGTTCACAAAGGCTTACAACGACATCGGCATTATCCATGCGGACAAAGTCATCGAAGCGCTCGAGGCATCCGGCGCTACTGAAGCGGAGCTTATTTTCGAAATTTATCATCGCGAAGCCTGGTCTTCGGAGTTCAGCATCATCCCCGACCATCGGGAATCGGTTGCTTATTGGCGGCCATACGTCAAGCAGTAA
- a CDS encoding carbohydrate kinase family protein codes for MTANGNGTSETADVLVCGHISVDIIPRFLPGDSDSGRMTPGSLIEVGEAEFSTGGAVSNTGIALHRLGTRVRLAGKVSDDFFGSLTLKLLGDVHPALTEGIAQAVGETSSYTLVVNPPGTDRTFIHCPGTNDTFSARDIAWDKCSAARHFHFGYPPLMKGMYDDGGERLTGLLQTAREKGMTVSLDMAMPGKGTAAYAADWAGLLAKALPCVDVFMPSLEEMLMMVDRDLYERTALSGDELCESVSAETIQALAASLLAMGCSIVVLKLGASGLYMRTAAQLSPVLAGRLPASTVAAWSDRELWAPCFRTNVAGTTGAGDCTIAGFIQGLLLELGPEDTMTSAVAVGACSVEQLGATSGIVPWDQVQARIRSDWERLPVGRPLADWRWEEQAGIWTGPEDRRSNA; via the coding sequence ATGACGGCAAACGGCAATGGGACGTCAGAAACGGCGGATGTGCTCGTATGCGGACATATCTCGGTCGACATTATCCCAAGGTTCCTCCCCGGCGATTCGGATAGCGGCCGGATGACGCCCGGCTCGCTGATCGAGGTCGGCGAAGCGGAGTTTAGCACCGGCGGCGCCGTATCGAACACGGGGATAGCGCTGCATCGGCTGGGCACGCGCGTACGGCTTGCCGGGAAGGTCAGCGACGATTTCTTCGGAAGCTTGACGCTTAAACTGCTCGGCGATGTTCATCCCGCCCTGACCGAGGGGATCGCCCAAGCGGTTGGAGAAACCAGCTCGTACACGCTGGTGGTCAATCCGCCCGGAACGGACCGCACTTTTATTCATTGTCCCGGCACCAACGATACGTTCTCGGCGCGGGATATCGCCTGGGACAAGTGCAGTGCGGCGCGCCACTTCCACTTCGGCTACCCGCCGCTGATGAAGGGCATGTACGACGACGGCGGCGAGCGGCTGACCGGCCTCTTGCAGACCGCCCGGGAGAAAGGGATGACCGTCTCGCTCGACATGGCCATGCCCGGCAAAGGAACGGCGGCTTATGCGGCGGATTGGGCCGGACTGTTAGCGAAGGCGCTCCCTTGCGTCGACGTGTTCATGCCAAGCCTCGAAGAAATGCTGATGATGGTCGATCGCGACCTTTATGAGCGAACGGCGCTGTCCGGGGATGAGCTCTGCGAATCGGTCTCCGCGGAGACGATCCAAGCTCTTGCCGCAAGCCTGCTTGCCATGGGCTGCAGCATCGTCGTGCTCAAGCTCGGCGCCTCGGGCTTGTATATGCGCACGGCCGCGCAGTTGTCGCCCGTACTTGCCGGCCGTCTGCCGGCTTCAACGGTTGCGGCATGGAGCGACAGAGAGCTGTGGGCTCCCTGCTTCCGTACGAACGTTGCGGGAACGACGGGCGCCGGCGACTGCACGATTGCCGGTTTTATTCAAGGCCTCCTCTTGGAGCTTGGACCCGAGGATACGATGACGAGCGCGGTCGCGGTCGGCGCCTGCAGCGTGGAGCAGCTGGGAGCGACGAGCGGGATCGTTCCGTGGGATCAGGTGCAGGCAAGAATCCGTTCGGATTGGGAGCGGCTCCCCGTCGGCAGACCGCTGGCGGACTGGCGCTGGGAAGAACAAGCAGGGATTTGGACGGGACCGGAAGATCGCCGTAGCAACGCTTAA
- a CDS encoding L-fucose/L-arabinose isomerase family protein codes for MAQKTIKRTKLGVIVGNRGFFPDHLCESGRTQILRVLEEEGIDAVILDVADTKYGAVMTLDDAKACGNLFKANRDHIDGILVTLPNFGDEKAIANTIRYSGLNVPVLVHAFNDDMTRMSIKDRRDSFCGKMSVCNNLKQYGIPFSLTTLHTVDPSSESFRKDLRRFAGTCRVVRSLRNARLGSIGARPASFNTVRYSEKLLERSGITIETLDLSEVFGRANKRKESDSAVKRKLEEIAAYVDVKGFPQENLVRMASLGVVVEEWMNENDLAGTALQCWTSMEEYFGIVPCTIMSMLSSSLIPSACEVDITGLVGMYALQQASGRPSALLDWNNNYGEDPDKGVVFHCSNLPKEVFEEIHMDYHEILSGTVGRENTLGTIQGRIKASPFTYCGITTDDLNGGIAAYTGEGLFTRDPLLTFGGYGVVQVPKFQKLLRYICESGFEHHVSSSMSSVADSLEEAFGKYMGWQTYRHEAESPY; via the coding sequence ATGGCGCAAAAAACGATCAAACGGACAAAGCTTGGCGTTATCGTTGGCAATCGGGGCTTTTTTCCCGACCATCTGTGCGAATCGGGACGTACGCAAATTCTCCGCGTGCTGGAGGAAGAAGGCATCGATGCGGTCATTTTGGATGTCGCGGATACGAAATACGGCGCGGTCATGACGCTGGACGATGCCAAAGCCTGCGGAAATTTATTTAAAGCCAACCGCGATCATATCGACGGCATCCTCGTCACGCTGCCCAACTTCGGCGACGAGAAGGCCATCGCGAATACGATTCGATACTCAGGCCTGAACGTGCCCGTACTCGTCCACGCCTTCAATGACGACATGACCCGTATGAGCATCAAAGACCGGCGCGACAGCTTCTGCGGGAAAATGTCCGTCTGCAACAATCTCAAGCAATACGGAATTCCCTTCTCACTGACCACGCTGCACACCGTCGATCCGTCCAGCGAGAGCTTCCGCAAGGATCTGCGCCGCTTCGCCGGGACGTGTCGCGTCGTCCGCTCGCTCCGCAATGCCCGTCTGGGCTCGATCGGCGCCCGGCCGGCCTCGTTCAACACGGTCCGCTATAGCGAGAAGCTGCTCGAACGCTCCGGCATCACGATCGAGACGCTGGATCTGTCCGAAGTATTCGGCCGCGCGAATAAACGCAAAGAAAGCGATTCCGCAGTCAAGCGCAAGCTGGAGGAAATCGCGGCGTATGTCGACGTAAAGGGATTTCCGCAGGAGAATCTCGTCCGCATGGCGTCTCTCGGCGTAGTCGTCGAGGAATGGATGAACGAAAACGACCTTGCGGGCACAGCGCTGCAATGCTGGACGTCCATGGAGGAGTATTTCGGCATCGTGCCCTGCACGATCATGAGCATGCTGAGCAGCAGCTTGATCCCCAGCGCATGCGAGGTCGACATCACCGGCCTAGTCGGCATGTATGCGCTTCAGCAGGCGTCGGGCAGGCCGAGCGCGCTGCTGGACTGGAACAACAATTATGGCGAAGATCCGGACAAAGGCGTCGTATTCCACTGCAGCAACCTGCCGAAGGAAGTATTCGAAGAGATTCATATGGACTATCACGAAATTTTATCCGGCACCGTGGGCAGGGAAAATACGCTCGGTACCATCCAGGGGCGCATTAAAGCGAGTCCCTTCACGTACTGCGGCATTACGACGGACGATCTGAACGGCGGCATCGCGGCTTATACGGGCGAAGGACTGTTCACGCGCGACCCGCTGCTGACGTTCGGCGGGTACGGCGTCGTTCAGGTGCCGAAGTTCCAGAAGCTGCTTCGTTATATATGCGAGAGCGGCTTCGAGCACCATGTCTCCTCCAGCATGTCTTCGGTAGCGGATTCCCTTGAGGAAGCGTTCGGCAAATATATGGGCTGGCAAACATACCGGCATGAGGCGGAAAGTCCTTACTAA
- a CDS encoding spore germination protein: MPSQLPPPPLAEKLDELAVSRRISDNLAIVHRLFANCGDLKVLPWQFGTGLENGACSIFLDTLVNHRRHNDFKDALQNLTTTRIGPAESVHLEQIVDFFENHGTSEPAAELIDTVDQVVSKMLDGCIVVLIDGWNRALGFQALDIVKRQVSEPITEPNVQGPHASTIEDLDSNIGVIRNLLKTSRLKFHFFDTGENSRRRVAYGYLDHAVKPATLDEFRARLEGIDTEEILDVSYLESWINNKRLSPFPQVRYTERPDTAVAALLEGKIVALINGSPSVLISPANFMEFFVASEDYYYGIVYSTLIRFLRLSAFIIALILPSTYIALTTFHSELIPTVLLLAILNTREGIPFPAMVEALLMEFFFELLREAGIRLPRPIGSAVSIVGALVIGQAAIQSQIASPVMVIVVALTGIASFALPQYNMAIALRILRFPLMFLAASFGGLGIMVGFLLIYLHLNCLRSLGEPYLSPIAPLNARRLRDALFVPSRRHARQSSQKRSADGQRP; encoded by the coding sequence ATGCCCAGTCAGCTTCCCCCGCCTCCTCTTGCCGAAAAGCTTGACGAATTGGCAGTGTCCCGTCGGATCAGCGACAATCTGGCAATCGTTCATCGGCTCTTCGCGAATTGCGGAGACTTAAAAGTGCTCCCCTGGCAATTCGGGACCGGCCTCGAAAACGGAGCTTGTTCCATCTTCCTGGATACGCTGGTTAATCATCGCCGACATAACGACTTCAAGGACGCGTTGCAAAATCTGACGACCACACGCATCGGACCGGCCGAGTCCGTCCATTTGGAACAAATCGTAGACTTCTTCGAGAATCACGGCACCTCCGAGCCTGCTGCCGAGCTGATCGATACTGTCGATCAGGTCGTGTCGAAAATGCTGGACGGCTGCATCGTCGTGCTTATCGATGGATGGAACCGTGCGCTGGGTTTTCAGGCGCTCGATATCGTCAAACGCCAAGTGTCCGAGCCGATCACCGAGCCGAATGTTCAGGGTCCGCACGCCAGTACGATTGAAGATCTCGACAGCAATATCGGAGTCATCCGGAACTTGCTGAAAACGAGCCGTCTAAAGTTTCATTTTTTCGATACTGGCGAGAACAGCCGCAGGCGAGTCGCCTACGGATATTTGGATCATGCCGTAAAGCCGGCTACGCTGGACGAATTTCGCGCCCGCTTGGAAGGCATCGATACGGAGGAAATCCTCGATGTGTCTTATTTAGAAAGCTGGATTAACAACAAACGTTTATCCCCGTTTCCCCAAGTGCGCTATACGGAACGACCCGACACGGCCGTCGCCGCCTTGTTGGAAGGAAAGATCGTCGCGCTTATAAACGGGAGTCCATCCGTCTTGATCAGCCCCGCGAATTTTATGGAATTCTTCGTGGCGAGCGAGGATTATTATTATGGAATCGTCTACTCGACACTCATCCGCTTTCTGCGGTTGAGCGCTTTTATCATTGCCCTGATTCTGCCGAGCACGTACATCGCGCTCACGACCTTTCATTCCGAGCTTATACCGACCGTACTGCTTCTGGCCATTTTAAATACGCGCGAAGGCATTCCCTTCCCGGCTATGGTCGAAGCGCTGCTCATGGAATTTTTCTTTGAGCTGCTCAGAGAAGCCGGTATTCGGCTTCCCCGTCCCATCGGCTCCGCGGTCAGTATCGTAGGCGCGTTGGTTATCGGACAAGCCGCGATTCAGTCGCAGATCGCTTCCCCAGTGATGGTTATCGTCGTCGCACTGACGGGCATCGCATCGTTTGCGTTGCCTCAATACAATATGGCGATCGCGCTTCGGATATTAAGATTCCCGCTCATGTTCCTGGCCGCTTCGTTCGGAGGTCTCGGCATTATGGTCGGCTTTCTTTTGATTTACCTCCATCTGAACTGTCTCCGTTCGCTCGGAGAGCCGTACCTGTCACCGATCGCGCCTTTGAATGCGCGAAGGCTGCGAGACGCGCTATTCGTTCCATCGAGACGCCATGCAAGGCAATCCTCCCAAAAACGATCCGCGGATGGACAGCGGCCATGA
- a CDS encoding GerAB/ArcD/ProY family transporter produces MSQPSNISSAQMATLFLFFMTGSSIVLIPAPLAHSAGAGAWLSLVLAWSMGAVYLYCILYLYRKRPDLSLLANCRHLFGQLPANIVMLPVIIVMFWNVAGIVSEIGLFFKSTMLKETPTSVVHALMFLMIALTARAGIVVIARMSALLLALMIVFIFLVLILVSNLFQPGFLLPILPHGIGPLLQSAYIAYGFPYSELIVFAFILQHVRREESRRLSRHLYVALTVNGVLLLVSILGSLLVLGPLTGDLKYSLFQLARLIFIREFIERIESVIGFSLIVGFYFKASILLFILVRTVVEWLNLRDERLFTLPVAFVCLLLSITTYTKESSLNEMVNVVWPLLDNLCYVVPMLLVVAATMLRRPD; encoded by the coding sequence ATGAGTCAACCGTCGAATATCAGTTCCGCTCAAATGGCCACCTTGTTTCTGTTTTTCATGACCGGCTCATCCATCGTTCTTATTCCCGCTCCGCTTGCCCATTCAGCCGGCGCCGGGGCTTGGCTGTCATTAGTGTTGGCCTGGAGCATGGGAGCCGTCTATCTGTATTGCATTTTGTACCTCTACCGCAAGCGTCCGGACTTGTCGTTGCTCGCCAACTGTCGGCACCTCTTCGGCCAGTTGCCTGCAAATATCGTTATGCTTCCCGTCATTATCGTTATGTTCTGGAACGTAGCCGGCATTGTCAGCGAGATCGGGTTGTTTTTCAAAAGCACGATGCTGAAGGAAACGCCGACGAGCGTCGTCCACGCGCTTATGTTCCTTATGATCGCCCTAACCGCAAGAGCCGGAATCGTCGTCATCGCGCGCATGTCGGCTTTGCTGCTCGCGCTGATGATTGTTTTTATCTTCCTCGTGCTTATTCTCGTATCGAATTTGTTTCAGCCCGGATTTCTGCTCCCGATCCTGCCCCACGGCATCGGCCCCTTGCTGCAATCCGCCTATATCGCTTATGGCTTTCCTTATTCCGAACTGATCGTTTTCGCTTTTATCCTGCAGCATGTCCGGCGAGAGGAATCCCGCAGGTTAAGCAGGCATCTTTATGTCGCCTTAACCGTGAACGGTGTCCTTCTCCTCGTTTCCATCCTCGGCAGCCTTCTGGTCCTCGGCCCGTTAACCGGTGACCTCAAGTACTCATTGTTCCAACTCGCCCGGCTGATCTTCATTCGCGAATTTATCGAACGAATCGAGTCGGTCATCGGCTTCTCCCTGATCGTCGGCTTTTACTTTAAAGCTTCGATTCTGCTGTTTATCCTCGTCCGCACCGTCGTCGAATGGCTGAACCTCCGCGATGAGCGGTTGTTTACCTTGCCGGTCGCATTCGTATGCCTGCTATTGTCCATCACTACCTACACGAAGGAATCCTCGCTCAACGAGATGGTTAACGTCGTCTGGCCGCTGCTCGATAACCTTTGTTATGTGGTGCCGATGTTGCTTGTAGTCGCGGCGACAATGTTGCGGAGACCCGATTGA
- a CDS encoding Ger(x)C family spore germination protein, whose product MNLKLFCKLAAILSVALGLSGCWDNKEMDEYGYVQGVAIDATPDGKFALETLFYNPTNAQSTGGSSKPSEKRGLTIQTKGESLFEAVREIPMKLGRKAKWDHMRVILLGERLLKSHDAGEILDFFSRDHEPRGTVLPIVAQSDAGRFLEIKPLIEETIGQQFKRMETEGAHYSAKTSGIPLYDLAIHLKSPARVAIIPFLHQDETDKKAILSGLAILKKGKLAGILDSKETATFMMLDNRYRIGILTIPCQGAGSPQIGTAESLEVLSFSNKMKVSFDEVGRVHVGMKIRIRGTAGELQCSKLDSPKETKRFEEQVSDMVEEQLQHTVSILQQYESDALGIGNRIASRHPKKWRQMESSWDKSFAKCRFRFDVETEIVGTGMDIGTPFSQEED is encoded by the coding sequence ATGAACCTCAAGCTCTTTTGCAAACTGGCCGCGATTCTGTCTGTTGCGCTCGGCTTATCCGGCTGCTGGGACAACAAGGAGATGGACGAATACGGTTATGTCCAAGGCGTGGCGATCGATGCGACGCCAGACGGAAAGTTTGCGCTTGAAACTTTATTTTATAATCCGACCAACGCCCAATCTACAGGCGGATCTTCCAAACCCTCCGAGAAACGCGGACTAACGATCCAAACGAAGGGAGAGTCGCTTTTCGAAGCGGTTCGCGAAATTCCGATGAAGTTGGGACGCAAGGCGAAATGGGATCATATGCGCGTCATTTTGCTCGGAGAAAGGCTGCTGAAATCTCACGATGCGGGAGAGATTCTGGACTTCTTCTCCAGAGATCACGAGCCCCGCGGCACCGTCCTTCCGATAGTCGCCCAGAGCGACGCGGGCCGGTTCCTCGAGATCAAGCCGTTGATCGAAGAAACGATTGGCCAACAATTCAAGCGTATGGAGACGGAAGGCGCTCATTATTCGGCGAAAACGTCCGGCATACCGCTCTACGATCTGGCGATTCACCTGAAAAGTCCGGCCAGGGTCGCCATTATTCCGTTTCTCCACCAGGACGAAACCGATAAGAAAGCGATTCTCTCGGGACTCGCCATTCTGAAAAAAGGCAAGCTTGCAGGCATATTGGACAGCAAGGAAACCGCAACGTTCATGATGCTCGACAATCGGTATCGAATCGGTATTCTGACCATCCCATGCCAAGGTGCCGGTTCGCCGCAAATCGGTACTGCCGAGTCGCTTGAAGTGTTGTCTTTCTCCAACAAAATGAAGGTTTCCTTCGACGAAGTCGGAAGGGTTCATGTCGGGATGAAGATTCGAATCCGCGGCACGGCGGGGGAGCTGCAATGCTCCAAGCTCGATTCCCCGAAAGAAACGAAAAGATTCGAGGAACAAGTCAGCGATATGGTGGAGGAGCAGCTTCAGCATACCGTGTCTATTCTTCAGCAATATGAATCGGACGCGCTCGGGATCGGCAATCGAATCGCCAGCCGACACCCGAAGAAGTGGCGTCAAATGGAATCGTCCTGGGATAAAAGCTTCGCGAAATGCAGATTCCGCTTTGATGTCGAGACGGAAATCGTCGGCACGGGGATGGACATCGGGACGCCATTCAGTCAAGAGGAGGATTAG